The stretch of DNA CGTGACAACATGACTGAGCGACCAGCTTTTCCAGCACCCGCAAAGCCAATGGATCCTACCATGAGAAGCAGCAGCTGGGGTTGACACTAGGTAAAGGCCAGCCATTAGTTCACGAAAGTTTGCAGGCCTCCACCACGATCTGGTCTTTGAACAGTAGTAGATATAGATGAACCTTTTTCCTTTGATCCAAATGGCAACCAGCTGGAAGGATTGGGTCACGCGCCCATCTAGGCTGTTATCGTCGGCAACAAGCAAGGCATAGTGGTCTGGTGGTTTGTATGGAAGGTTAGGCAGACGAAACACTTCACCAGTGAGAGGATTGCAGACGCGTACAGTATCTGCCCTGCAATGGCCTTCAGGGTCTTTTGAGTGACGGCAGAGGACCAGGAAGCTGTCCTGGGATGCAACAGGCTCATAAAAATTGAGGCTTGAACCAATACCCAGAATAAAGGCACCAAGGGACAGGGGTCTCGCTGAATTGTAGCCCTCTCTACGACCAGTGAATGGTAACAATTCTGAAGTGGGTGTGAAGCTCGGTGCCATGCAACGAGTTTTGTCCTTATGATGCTGCCACAGGTGCTCGGGAGCCTCGGCACTGTCCTGATAGAAGAAGCCAAGGAGGAGAGATGAGGTGAAACCATGGTCGAGGTGCCGTGTCTTGAGGCCATCAAGAAAGGCAGGGTCCTTTATAACACCACGCCATAACTTGCAGGACGAAGCAGCGCGTGCTAGCGAGGCTGGATCGGATATGTATTTCGGGATCTGGTAGATGATGTCTAATGGAAGATTTGgcgcctcttcttcctccattaGCCCTTCtgcaaagaaaataaatgtacTTGAAGAATTGCTGCAAAATTTTCATGCATCCTAATAGAATGTTACAATAAAAATATACTGTGATCGAACTGTACATCTGGATGCACCCCTAACTAATAAGATATTTCATTCTACTCAACCTTCGAACCAAAACTCAACATAACCATATAACAATATAATAACATCCCTATGAAATACAACATTTTGTAGGAACTAGGAATGCACGGCCATGTCATGTTACACCTGAAACTAGCTACCCAAGATTCAAGAAGGTTAGGGCTAATTTCTCGGCATAATCCCTGACTGAGTTGTCCTCCTATCCTAGTTCAAAACATCAGAAAAATGGATGAGTCCTTACCAGTCCCCAGCCACAAGGGCCAAATCAATCGAGGTAACCTAAGATCATCTAGCACACAGGAAGTATTCCACCCAATCTGGCGAATCGAGGTAATCAAAATCGTCTGGCACACTAGGTCTACGACAGGAACCAAAGCGGACGAATCTACAATGTCGAAGCAATCGATCTAAGCGTGTGGCTGCATGCTGCGACGAAATAGGAGAAGTGGAATACCTTGGAAGTTCGGTGAGTGAAGCCTCGCCGGAGTAGGAGAGAGCGTGCCCGTCGGACCGTCGCCGCCTGGCCGGCTTCGGCGGCGTGCGAACTGCGAAGAGGATCGGCGGGTGTGCCGACTGCCGATAGATTGGAGAGTGGAGACAGGTGTCGGATGGCCATCCCATAGCTACTGTTTTCTTAGTGGGCCGGATCTTCCACAGGCCCAATTGAAATGAGCCCGGCTCTCAAACAAAGTATTTGGACTCCCTCTGTTGTGCTGCAATTTCACCCATCGTTATTCGTTCAGCCCGCGGAGATGCATTGAAGGGCTTTGGCCTGCGGATGTCCAGAGATTTCCTCTTTTTAATGCTTAATTTTTGTTTTCTAGAGTTTGAGAACTTCGTAATTTTTGTAATATCGTCAGTGTAAGCACCTGAACTTGGTTCTTCTCTCTCTACTTAAATGATAAAAGCAGAGCTCCTGCAAATTCTTCAAAAAATGTGTTATTCATTTAGCCCAGCTACACCTCGTGAGGCCGATGTATCTCCTTCCCTCTAGGTTTAGGTTTGCTTAGGTTAGGGTTAGTTTCCTCCATTTGTGTGTCCCAGATGCGGAGTTCAACTCCGTGCCCTTCCTTCGCAGCAATGACGTCGGCTTCAGCTCGGTCTCTACCGCGTTGTTCCGTTCACGGATCGGAAGAGGTGCGTTATCTTTTGTTCCCTCCATGGATTTCGGTGGCGTCTGTGTCGGTGGTGGACGGTGCTCGGTGATGTCAGTATGCTTGTGGTGCTCGATGATGGTGTTTCATGTGGGGGGTTTAGTACGGACGATGGGTGCTTTGTTGCTTCCTTATGCGTCGGTTCTCGAATCTTGTATGATTTTCTCTTCGCCGGTTGTGCCCACAATGTCAATCATGTTGCCGGACTTGAAATCAACGACATGGTTATTGCTGGAAGCTATAGGTTTGTCATACCCCATGAGTGTTTTGACAACCAACTTGTGAAATTGGGTTGGTTTTCATCTACCACCTCTTCTGATGGTTTGCTTCCCCTTCTAGGTGGTTAATTGTCAGGTAGGCTAGGGTTCTTGGCGGAGGCGTCAGAGTCCTCAATGCTTGGTGATTAGTTTTGGTCGAGTCGTGTGCAGCGTTCTTAAGGCGTGTCCAAGTCGATGTGTTGCTCAAGACGGCATAAAAAACCTTCTTTCCATTGCTAGGGAGGAggtcggcttcaagctttgAGCTCCGGCCACCAGTGACGATGAAGATCGGCAGTTTATAGGAACTAGTGACGGAGGTACATCTGGGTACCTCCCAACCGAGTAGTTATCTCCCGACTGGGTACCTACTCGGCCAGGACCACTTTGCACGACTACCCGGCGAACAAGCACTCGGCTGGACGTCggaaggttcctccgaggatcaggatcaaggcACGGATATGGATttcggatatctagggatcccAACCAATCTGATTCTGTCGGGTACCGTGATTAGGGGGACCCTAATCgcggtactaagatcaccctgACAAACGCGAACATATGTCAGGCAACCGGGctcacgaaggcccacggcctccttccaatctggaagaaaggaaaggactcaaaagaAGCCCAACATGCGGCCCATTTGCACCCCACTCGGgcccgcgggacgatctccgctTCACTtgagggctcccatcgggaccctcgaactgctgtaagcatctaggccctcaaggtatgtttcggtgattaatgacaaccattattgtgactaatgagtttgtgcagcttaatagatcattatcgctcatttggtcatatgtcaaaagaggcccctcaatttcattattcaaaaaggcgatctcggtattcaactcaattatatggcaagactaaggatctttctagtcctaagtgtcataaggttgagaaggacacttcggttagtataggttttatagttttgtagtgatcgcactattaagaggggttaaggctaagtaacttgagcatggacatggtcatttgaaaatggatgcacactatggtcactcaggtttctagaagttcaaagaagtggttctcaacttatatctcaagaatatttggatttcattcagactcaaatcagaaaaggcaaaatcagaaaaagtctttaacaccggtttaaccgacgacctctattttctatacgtcggttaaacgaagtcagcagagtctggacaagtcaatacaccggttaaaccgatgtgtttgaatttaacgtcggtgcattagtccagagttggtttttccagggtatttcaagttctgtacaccggttaaaccgacgatgtttgaaatgggacgtcggtgcaattgaccagtgagatggtttttccaaggacttcagaagttgtacacaccggttaaaccgacgataggtttgagttaacgtcggtgcagttgtctagagacttgatttttcagttgatcagtggacaactacactcaccggttaaaccgatgatacgtcggttaatctgcccaagttgtaacggctagttttcagaaggggcagtttacattcatcggttaaaccgacgatgactattggaggtacgtcggattaaccggcgctacgcagttttctggcagcttttctccaacggctctattcgtgtgagctgcctatatatacccctccaatgggtcattttgctactcttgacaccaggcaacattcatacactcaatactatagtcaagagccaccttgagcttcatcattcatatatttgttcattcaatcaatcaagaagcaagattaaggacttgagtagagagaagcttgtgtgcatccgttcttggtgatcggttcttactcaagtgaaggccttagcttgttactcttggtgattggcatcacctaggcgatcttggtgatcgaggtgtttctcgcggagcttgccaaggattgtgggagcccggagaagaagattgtacgtggcttgagctccaccacgccgggatggtgaacggagactcttagtgagcgcccaaatctcggtgacatgggaggtgacaagactcttagtgagtgtcacaacgtggattaggggtgtgtgccaacacatcgacaccacgggaaaaaatccggttgtctcttgcactctttttcatttcaagcacttactttcatgcattctttcatgtgcttgaccttagagatcatagcttagctcttccttgcttagtttcatatctttggtagcttgtgtagtttgctttgtttagccggttggtgaattgagccttactagcattgcataggttaaggttgttttatctatcttagaaatttgaaaaaggcccaattcacccccctcttggtccatcgatccttacaactgcgcccctcatctccgcctcactcgagggtagcgaatctaccctcgagcgggcaaatcatctccgcctcgctcgagggcagcgaacctccctcgagcaggtaactcatctccgcctcgctcgaggccacccctcggcataaggGGCAAACGGCCTTGCCGCTcaaccgcccgccgtacggaggcattgaatgccaaccactcctccacagtgctcaggacagacggcgtcaggccgccattccccacagtggctatgactggagtcccatccgccaactccggtcactgctccgccatcccggacgctgtggcagcactgtgagACCTGCGACACGGGACGAAACGctctcggcactgctcccgttactattctgctaactccggccgtccggactccacctcatcacacgcatggccccggacccgcctcctgcttgggaaggggtccggcgacgccacgtgcccctcagGAGGGACACTCAGCACAcgcagccggagtcccggacctcccccctcgaggggtccgggaccgccacgcaaccctcggacctccttagtgcgtGCACCGGCACTTTAttaaggggggtccgggaccgccgcgtgccccgccatcGCAGGTGCACGCaggaccctggcctgcagggcccacagAACGCCACATCCGGAGGACTGAACATTCTACagtgacgaccacgccgcctgctggagttggcaggacgccggcgcgatctccgcaagactaAGGACGATGGCCAAGACGACCGCCGCACCCGACgtcataccccacagtgtacttcctacaatATTCGACCACTGcaaccccgcgattcgggggaaaacgacgacttccacgctcccctgcgcatgtacaaCATcactccttgtgactataaaagaagaggcgggcttcctttaagggggacgTTAGCTGCCATCGCCACCTAGGTCGGTCGGCTCTCTATGCATTACACCGCACTCAGAGCACACGCACTCGCTCCGAGCTCCGACATCGCTATTCGCCACGctcaacccctcttctagcaggGACTTGGGatcttccctccctctctcgcctcgcttgtaccccctactacaagcactccgggtgcaagataatacagtgccctcgcacacccctttgctggacgtacggccccgtggccggaaccaggataaacccgtgcgttactgtgttgcctcttgcatcaaaatttgggacgaggaaacacgcagcatttactagttgggatccggaccctggataaacccgtgcgttactgtgttgcctcttgcatcaatatctgggacgaggaaacacgcagcatttactagttgggatccggacccccgggtcgggacaccgacagattccatgtaacaacccgagtagatatcctcccttacttgtaacccacaGCACTTGGCCTATAAAGGCGCCATGAGAAAACCCATAGAAAACACATAACATCTCACCATACGATCATTCATCGTCGTCTAGTTCATACATACACAaaacacaagacgtagggtattacgcttccgaGCAGCCCAAACTTGTCTAAATCCTAGCGTCATCTCACAACCATCTGACTCTTGGCTTCGGAATCCCCtcttcacctacaaatctactgccgggcatacccctggtggacttgccggataagcaatccgacaaCTAGTTTGTGATTTTTTTCTCTCAAGGGGGTCACTGTAAAATTTGGGTTGTAACCATCAAGTTCTCTATATGAAATACAATCCCAGTTTCTcatcaaaaaagaaagaatggaAACTACACGTCGCCTCGCTGCTGACCGCTGACGTGTTGGGTACCACCATATACATTTTCCCCTTTCCTTCTAAATAATAatacttttttattttatcaatAGATACCCTATTCAGTATTTCATTACCTCCCATTGTGCTCTCCGTATGATTTGGAGCTATGCCTGATCTAATGATTTGGAGCTGTGCCTGATCTAATTGGACTAGTTCAGAGGGTATTCCCAGAGATCAAATAAGTATCCGTAGCTTTCGATCAATATAAGACGGTTTTCCCCCCCTCTGAACTTGGTGGCTGCAGCGTGACAAGAATGGTCACATGCAACTTGACCGCCGCCTGAGTGCGAAGTGAGAACTCAGACTGCCGCAACAGGCGAAGTGAGTCGATCTCTCCGTCGACGTAGGATCGGAGCACGTAGGCACGAGCCAAATTAGAGTAGCAGTGTGCTTGCTGCAGGTTTCGCCAGAGCGGGACGAACGACGGCCTGGCCAGGCCCATGAATAGTCACGTCTCTCTCTAGCGTCCTGTGCGTCTACTATTCCTATACCTCTCCCAAACACTGCACCAAGCCCAAAAACCATACCCGAAATGTTCGGCGCCCTCTCGGCTCATCGTCACCTGGACTGATATATGAATGTTATCGCCAGGACCTGTCCTGCAGACTCAAAAAAAATTGTCATCAACAAACAATATTGCCGTAAGATAAACTAACGAAAAAAAAGGTATCCCCTACAGGGCAAACAGAGGATGAAGCATGCATCCCGACCCTACGACTACGAGGTCTCTAGCTGCTACGAGGATGTCGTAGCGTAACGGCGGCCACCTCTCATGCATGTCCCGGCAACAAGAAAGATGAGATAGCTGAGG from Panicum virgatum strain AP13 chromosome 9K, P.virgatum_v5, whole genome shotgun sequence encodes:
- the LOC120649291 gene encoding uncharacterized protein LOC120649291; this translates as MEEEEAPNLPLDIIYQIPKYISDPASLARAASSCKLWRGVIKDPAFLDGLKTRHLDHGFTSSLLLGFFYQDSAEAPEHLWQHHKDKTRCMAPSFTPTSELLPFTGRREGYNSARPLSLGAFILGIGSSLNFYEPVASQDSFLVLCRHSKDPEGHCRADTVRVCNPLTGEVFRLPNLPYKPPDHYALLVADDNSLDGRVTQSFQLVAIWIKGKRFIYIYYCSKTRSWWRPANFRELMAGLYLVSTPAAASHGRIHWLCGCWKSWSLSHVVTLHVDGEELSYLELPSEVKRSKTPLLGNSADGGLMLLLMKGLHMSLWKHNGKPGNGSSNWVHSEMIDMTSSLPMRVLKMHAIAKVRLESFRGKSGAVVLWIEGEGLFLFSLSDRSLRKIDNEHVTKKYLFCPYEIDWLSCLAFTNLVDGLLPLDAGREKAQRRWRTLLAKNIPKSIKA